The Oscillospiraceae bacterium genome contains the following window.
TATAATTATTATAATATATTTTTCATTTTGTGTAAATATTTTATTGGAAGGACTTGCAAAAATGCAAAAAATAATAGATACTCACGCTCACGTATTTCCTGATAAAATAGCCCATAAGGCTGTTTTTGGCATATGTGATTTTTATGATTTTCCCAGAGAAGAGGGTCAGGCAGGAACCTATGAAGATTTGAAGAAAAGCTCCTGCGAAATAGGCGTAGATTACCATGTTGTTTGCTCTACTGCTACCACAAAAGAACAGGTTGAAGCTATCAACACCTGGATTTCCACTCTCCCCTGCGAAACAACTATTGCATTAGGCACTATTCATCCCGACTATGAAAATATATATGATGAAATTGAGCGTATTATTTCTTTGGGTTTAAAAGGAATCAAGCTTCATCCTGATTTCCAAAAGTTTTATGTTGACGATAAAAAGGTTTTTAAAATATATGAAGCTGCCGAAGGCCGTCTGCCGATACTTATGCACTCCGGCGATTACAGATACGATTTTTCCTCTCCCAAAAGAATTTCAAACATTCTCAAAGAATTTCCCAAGCTTGATGTAATTGCCGCTCATTTAGGCGGATATTCACGTTGGGAAGATGTTAAAAAATTTCTTTTAGGTAAGCGAGTATGGTTTGATACCTCAAGCTCTTTATGGTTTATGAAAAATAAGGAAGCTATTGAAATAATAAGAGCACACGGAACAGATAAAATTATGTACGGCACCGATTATCCTATAAGACATCCAAAACGTGAGCTTGATAAATTCAACGAGCTTGACCTTACTCAAAAAGAAAGAGAAGATATTTTCTTCAATACAGCAAGTAAGCTCTATAAATTTTAAGCATATCGGCATATCAACGATATGCTTTTTTCTTTCTTCTTTGCTTGACTTATAATAGGTTTTAATATATAATTATAGATTATACAGAAAGAGTTTTTTGGTGGTGATTATTTATGAAAAAATCACATAAGCTTACAATAAAAATTTTATCGGGAATTTTTGCTTTTTTACTTTTGATTGT
Protein-coding sequences here:
- a CDS encoding amidohydrolase, whose amino-acid sequence is MQKIIDTHAHVFPDKIAHKAVFGICDFYDFPREEGQAGTYEDLKKSSCEIGVDYHVVCSTATTKEQVEAINTWISTLPCETTIALGTIHPDYENIYDEIERIISLGLKGIKLHPDFQKFYVDDKKVFKIYEAAEGRLPILMHSGDYRYDFSSPKRISNILKEFPKLDVIAAHLGGYSRWEDVKKFLLGKRVWFDTSSSLWFMKNKEAIEIIRAHGTDKIMYGTDYPIRHPKRELDKFNELDLTQKEREDIFFNTASKLYKF